atgacacgaaaacgacacgaacacggaaaacacgacacgaatgccaagtcTAGTATGGCCCCAACGAGCAGAAGGAGCTTGTCCTGGAAGCTTCAGTTGGGTCCACCCAGGTGTTTCATTCTCTACCTTCCACAACAAAGACCAATCAAAAAATTTAGTTAAACAACTGAAAAACAAGTAATAATATACAcacaaacacatatataatgagtTTTGAATCGACATGTTTGAAGCTTAAACTCATGAATCTGAGTAAAACAATGGATAAGAAGAAATGTCGAGCTAAAATAACAAAAGAGACGAAAAATGTTAGCCAACACATGTGCAGGTGCACACAATGTCAATATTGCCTCCGAGCTAATAACAAAACTAAGATGATTGTATCTTTGGGTCGCTAAAACTCAATTTGGCCAGCGCAAACAGATGCAGCAAAATACTAATTGTAATTTGGATGGCATTAGAAAGAGAATACTCATCACTTTGACAAGTGCTCGAAGAGGGAACACGCCAGTTATCAAGAGAGGAAACATaaaatgtaataaaataatgtgacaaaatagagaaattaaaaataaataataaaaaaaaaaagtgagagcCAAGTAAAACCAAAAGGATAAGCCATGACGAAATAGTAAGCTACCATAAAAAAAGGGGATAAACTGCTAACCTTCTTCGATTAGACCCTTCAAAACCCATAAATCACCAATTATTGGAACTTCACCTCCTATGAAAGTCAAGACAAGTATTCATGTCAGCTCAATTGcttattaggaaaactaatgaaaagggcttgaaaactttgagttttaatgataaggacaaaataaagggtaaagtgaatagtaccaagattgactttttagtgtaaaaatgtggtttttcgttaaagtgaacagtaccgggtgcttttcgttaaagttccctataaatAAACCCAATACAAAAAAAcgaaagggaaaggaggaaagaaaacacacacaaaaaaaaaaaaaaaaaaaaaaagaatcagcGGACTTTGAACACTGATTAGATTTCTATTGATAATTTGTATCTCCTTGTCCTTTAGTCCAAAAGATTCCAGGTAGTCATGGGGCCAGTTAAACAGTTGACAGTAGAAGTTCGTCACACCAAATAATTCAAGCATTCAAAATGCTTGCGGACACAATGTAGTAATATTATCACTTAATACGGAAAACCACGAATGGCTAATGCAAGAAAATAGGCACTTAAATTATCTTCAAAGGGTATGGAAAGAATGGTCTGCCTTCCCAAGTACATTTCATGGGAAGACGTGTGGAATGATTTTCTGGGGATGCAATGGCGTAACTAGGATTTTCAAATAATATGGTCATAATATCATTCATTGGCCATTTCGTCGAGCATCTAGTAGACATCTGTCAATTCCTGTCAACATATGCCGAAAGTTTATATATGCTAACATATGTCGACAACTACTATTTTTTGTAGAGGCTTGTCGAGAGTGGATGCAGGATACTATGAAGTAATGTTGAAGATGACCAGGGGGTTTCAGCTAAAATATTTCAtacaagaagagagaaaatgaagacacataattaaagaaaatagaagaagtAGGAGGATGAGGTTAAAATTTAGTTTGCCTTAGGGATCAAAGATAATATACAGACAAATATACAAGGGCTTTTTGGAGTTATTGGAGTAAAAATCAACCAATGACCCATGCTGACTCCGTCACTGTAGGGATGATGGGTCTTCTGAGTTACATTGGACTTGCATGAAAGTAACAATTAATTCATTGTTCCCCAATTAAGTAATTAGGTTGGTCTAATGGGGCATGAGAAATTGCAGGATAGTTTGTTCTGATAAGAAACTTTAATGGAAATGAAAGAATACAAAGCAGAGGGCAAGCTCTCCATAAATCCTGACTAGTAatctataaaaataataaacagcCATCAAAGAAATTACATCAAAATAGCAGAGTCAATTAGGACAAGACTCTTTAGAATTAGTTGTCTTTATTTCTCAACTTCAACTAAACAACGGGGGAAAAACCTTTCACAAAATAGCATTCCTTTCAATCATATCAATTTTCTTATCgcttttttctttaaataataGCATTCCTTTCAATCATatgtattaaaaattaaaacaaaatcaaactCGAAAGGAAGAGTTGTTATGAAACCCAATTATAAACATAGTGAAAGCATGCTACTTTACCCTTGCTAATATAAACAAGCAACCGTTTCTCAACCATGGTAGCTGTATGGCAACATCCAGGTGGAGGTGAAGACCCAGCTGTAACCGACAGCTCCATCCACTGGAGTGATACTGTAAGGGAGCAAATCAAGCTAGAACTGATTTACGACCATTTCAACAAATATACTCAATCAAACATGAAGCAGAAAATAACAGATAATTCAAAATTCATATAGAAAAGAGTTTACTTGTGTCCAAGACATACACATCTAGAGGTGGGCATAAAAATCATGGAACCGCGAAACTAAATCGAAACACAACAAAATAAACCATAAAAAATCGTGTTGATCAAAAAAAgccaaacaaagaaagaacaaatatataaaataaaaagaaaagagaaaccaAGTGCCAAAATTCCCACTAACCCATCATATTATTGTATCTAAATACAACACCATAttagtcacttagtactacggtctagtgacaTTTCTTTTCCTCTCGTCAAAGGCACATTATTGGTAGCCCATCGTAAGACATAGCGCACTCTTCCACTCCCTTAGTATAGatgatatcgtttgttaaaaaaaattacaacatAATATTAAAGACTAATGAATTTCAGATATCATAGACAAGAAAGATCATTAAGAGTCTATACCAAATTAATGGAAAATTAACACCTATTTGCTTCTAATCtttattttgtgtttctaaTAATTCTACTTAAAAACAAACCACCCTCATTGGTTATACTTTAAACCACCTAAGACATACCGTTGCGATACCATGTCCATCAACATTAACCTAGTTTTTTTAGCACGAATTTTGCTCAGGAAACCAACAATTCTTAATTAACTAGTCAATATATTTGACTAGAATCTACTTGAATTCCAGATCAAATTCCGTTACCACACAATACTAAGTATTAGATAATTTAGATTATGATAATCTATTTAGTAGTCAGTGGATTCTAGTGCATTCAGCTCAGGATTATAGCATGTATTGCTTTTTCATCTCCGGCCCGTAACTTTCAGGATACAGTAGGTactggattggattggattttcAAATTGTAACTGTAATCCTATTGTTTTCTGGCGTTTTCTCGGCAGCCAAATAGTCTACAATTCTTTTCCATGCGTGCAGATTCTCGACAACCAACCGATTGAAGGTTTTGATTCGGAATCGATTTGAGGGATTGAGATTAGCATTGAGGCAACCAACCAATCTGCTGTTGTGTTGGATTGGATTTGGGATATTCTAATGCAAAAAGGaatgatttctctttcttcaacCTCCGGGACGGTAGGAGACGAACAGCAGAGGTAGGAGATGAGAGTTTTAACCGAAGAGTAATTAAGTCTTTTACACTTtcaattttggttaattttaaaACAATGGAAAACATAGGCTATATTTCATTAGGTGGTTCTCAAAATGGTTATCTTTCCAAATTTCTCACATATTGCTATTTGTGTTGTGAATAATATGTGGATGacccacatgaatagtttgttactatttatatacagtattttcactattcatttgtggaaaatttgtaaagtgaataatgTTCTCTTTTGTCTATAAAATTAATGAGAAGTGAAGAAGTTTGAGAGACTCACGGAGAGAtaagaaggaagaaaggaagagagaaaggagaggaagaggagaggagataatagagaaagttatctttgtactcctattattctaaattataatgaaagcaccactacTGTCCcgatgacgtactccagtcacactgactgtagaggaacctcgtaaattttgtgtcttgtttcatttattccactgcacccaccgtcgattttacagcacgagaagctctcatgtTAGTGGAAAGCACAGCGCCATaaattcggtgaagcattaccTACCTCTCACCTCTGCTAGCCAAAATATCACAGAATAAAAGGTATGTCCATTTTCTATCTCGCCCACTGCGCCTGAAGCACCCTACCAAATTCCAatgagaattgaaatttacaacGACCTGAAGTCGTCATGAGATGAGAAAACTCGTACTTGACGATTGGTTTCCAGAGATCCAGAAGAATCTCATCAGACTTGGAAACCCAGATCGCGTCGTTTTTTATGGATCTCGAGAACTCCCATGAATACTCAGTTGTCTAAGATTGTGATGGCAGAACTGACTCCACATATGCCTCCCTCTCTTGTACCTCCATCAACTCCGTTGTCATCTATGTCCCTATAGGGAAGTTCTTGCTTTGCGACGCCATGTTCTCTGGGCCATGCAAGAACAACGCCAGTCTTTGGTAGCCTTATTGGATTGAATTGGTTTTGTGTGACCTCCACAACAACCCAGATGGCCCTGGGTTTGAGACTAGTACAGACAGACAAATAAGAAAAAGGAAGGAGGGATTATGGAATGGTGTTTCAAGCACCGTGTGAAAAGGAATTGGAAAAGTGGAATTTTTGGACAAAGGTTTCTAATGATGCATCTGCAccatttgaatgaaaaataataaattaataaaaagggtTTTGGTGCTATATGAAAAAAAGGGTGGAATCTTGTTGAAAAAAAGGCTTTTGGATGGTGTTGTACCattagaaaagaaagaaagaaagaaaaatttatttatgtgaatggtgttggtttaaaacactttcacaagttttatttactttaaaacaatttatttatcatggacggttttaccgcctactgctttaagttttgatttatgtgaatgatgttggtttaaaatcatttcacaagttctatttactttaaagaaattatttaccatggacggttttaccacctactgctttaagttttgatttatgtgaatggtgttgaattaaagcccttgtcacaagcttgatttacttaaatgcaatttatttactatggTTGGAATTActgcctattgctttaatttatttattatacttATTTTTGTTACGATAAGTACATACTGGacctgaagttccttgatcagatcAAAACCTgtagtttcttgatcctcatcacataaaatgattggacccgaagttccatcatgcAAAAAGATCAGGCATGAAGTCCCTAAATCCTCAAGATCGGACATGAAGTTTCTTGATAAGTAccttaagtttgaagtgccgcagtgcctcaacttaattgtaataaaggtCCTAAGAGTCTCAGTCCATAGACTATTTattaagaaccagaagttccttatgtccattctcaaaatggtttagcagaagcatttattaagcggatgaaattgattacccacgctctgctcatgaaaacgaaattgccagtTTTGACATAgggacatgtcattttacaTAATTCATTATTAAGTTTGGTGGAGGCTAGTTGCCAACCATCAATATTTCttagtacaactcgtgtttgggcaccagccaaacattaacatttacgagtttttggttgtgttatctatgtgcctgtaagactgccacaacgtactAAAATAAGGCATCAATACAAACTGAGAATTGATGTTGAACTCTATCCACCATTGATCATTCAacatttggaacccttgactggggatatatTTACCACATGATTTGCGGACtatgattttgataagacagttttcccgccattagggggagaaaGTAACATTATTCCAGAAGAACGataagaaaatatcattccataagaatgataagaaaagaccgttccagaagaacgaatagaatttgtcttattttgattcacgaagcaatcaatatgaaaatgaagaataattgaatgatgcaacgaaagtgatcaaatcatatatacttgctgcaaatgtgcctacaagaattgatgtccctgttggacaaaataatatggcagtaaatgatttatctgttgcacgactgaagcgtggtagacctttagactcaaaaggttcattcattcgaaagaaaaagaatatggcactactaaactattgcattcccAAAACATAAatgttgcatgccagaagcatgacagtcgccaCATGGATATACGTCCCAGAAAGGACAATCCGTGAacatgggaatgttgatgtctcatgcatggagcatgatagacatataggttccaatgactcaactcccggaagtggagattaaattCCAAGCTCTATAACACTCTAGAAGAGGTTATGATCCGCATTCTCTAAATTACGACTATTCTGGAAAAGATAGTGTAATGTCCTTGAaaaggcaatggatatccaaagaaataaaaagcttttatgcatgcgcatgcacatgagaatatgggatcacatattgatgataaccaatggtaattttggtttttataagtagctactaaattcatcaataagctgtgttgatattgagtctcgttctttttcgtcaacaaaattattggcaaaaaaatggagaaagacaattccattacaattttgtaagaacgtggaaaaaatggacctatatatatttgaatagcCAAATTATGTTGAACCAATGAGGTTACATATaggcatttgtaatacaatgaaatacactcacatgatatgacataaggtattgaaacctgaaattatactcttgtaaacaagttcatatgaatggagaattatatacgaaagGTCGTGAGTcacccacatcatatctccataagtaaatccctcaagtatacatgggagaAAATTGctttgtataaattccaaaggaaaatgtgtcatgaagtgtagaaaatccctaaaggattcaaattgcttgaagtaagcccccgaagggtaaagcataaattattactcaataccaatggatggtataaattacCTTAgcgagtactatcattatgatattgttgcaacatactaaaatctcttgcaagagtcaatgacattaaattagaactcctgaagagttgatgatattaaattgggactcctgaagagtcaagaaagattataaagtgttgagagaaatattgtctcgagctgcagatcgaacaatctaccaacacgaatcttatccatgatgtctatgatattaaaagaaccatatggattaaagattatgagttgaatactcaaacgatgtagacactaagaaagatcatttatcttcgtgagggtaaagataaattaatgtttggtccagaagtaccacatcttagtgaagtatatgctttattgtagttagcacaatacattgaatgaaataaagcttatctattaatatcccagagaaattacagatatgtgcatacacatgagttaaaacgaACAAACAGgatgaagccttcacaaaggttgctcatgtgaagcctcagtgcTCGGCCGTACACCAGAAGTGgaaggcactggagattgatcatgtggcaccccagtacttggCAAAACACCTAAAGGGGAAGGCATCAATTGCTTTCaaaatctagcaacgaaccttTGGTGATCATTTTGAGTCCGACTTTCAGATTCctacagctggtcgagctttcttttcatgtttgtagagtaattatttgcaagcacgtgtaacactctattctcgtgcttgagccctttgatctcttgtttaagacttaccacctcagccatcaatgattcaacttgaagagtttgagcaagtaggcgttggcccatattggaaacagagccagcacactaaacactgagagccaatgagtcttgaacagtcaactcatcagaccgttttgaaAAGATTCTGGTATCCTTTGGAGTGAAAAGATTCCTAGTtaccacagtagcggttatgttattcttcatcacagagtccccaactgtaagaggaccattagaagaaaagaaggatgggcgccatatgttatcttgacgctgctcgtctgtatcactcctaagactcaaatctaagcaaatgttagatgggcaagttaTTTTCAGAACTGATGAAGGAAAATGAGGTCAAGtaaaatttcagaagtgcaagaatgaggaaatttctacaggcagcaactttctgagcatactcttaaacacaattgatgtctctacgaaagaagaggcaacatagCCACtcgttcagagatcgaagaggcaccgctctccgaatttcaaaagccagattttcctgaataaagttcgttggcatttttcagacgcaatctcagctttttcTGCTATCgcatgcaactttgtcaaagatctctgacaaaattGAAAACGcataaatcttactgttctaattataccacagttgctgacaagagtaaaggcACAGCACCATTACCTGCTATTGGGAAaatccctatatatgtcgaTCTTCATCGTCCATGGCAAGGCACACATCCAAAACTCCCAACTTTCTCTCATCTctgagaatgcatcttcaacaaagcatctcgaaatactcagttttcttcctcttcgagaatacctcttcaaacaagtcacaccagagcaaaagtatcttatatcttCAGGgacgagagcaagagtatctcatatcatgcaatctctctgtcttttcctttgtccttgttcttacttgcaaagacaaggataaagaaagctaTATGttggaacctccactcaaactcccggtaaggaaccgactgcctggaacctttcctgattgcttacctagtattgCTTTCGAGTAGCCATCTTCAACTGTTTTTGGAGCTAGGTCTctagtcaccaagaagtgatgaaccatccaaatgcaagggttgcattccactctTGCATCAGAAGGCAAATACTGCAGGAGAatatgccacacatgcatgagggaaaaccagggaaaatactacttaagcaaaGGGAGAAAGcaaggcaagtgaaaataatACATTGAAGTATGTGGAGGCAAGCGCAAcaaacacgtgctgattcatccttgacaaagccgaagatcacttgccacgtgaAGCTTCTCACGGTACAaattcattcaagatcaagtttcgaaggtccttgaagaaatcacaagtttgattcaagatcaagtgtccacaaCCCTTGAATTAAATTTAGCTTCAGATAAAAGAAGTAAATTCAGACTTTTGGAAAAAGTCTAGCAGAATgccctccagcccagtttaagaacaagcatgtggaaagttaacaacaagtaaagcacctctttcggcaacttttcttactaagagactgaagcagaatgatcaacgatcagcctaaatgatttgaaatcagggggagatactcatcagggggagtattcaaaacagatcaagattttaaagagttaatcgaagacttgtggccatccaagggggagtgttgtgaataatatgtggatggcccacatgaatagtttgttactatttatgcacagtattttcactattcatttgtggaaaatttgtaaaatgaatagtgttctcttttgtttataaaatgaaTGAGAGGTGAAGAAGGTTGAGAGACTCATGGAGAGAtaggaaggaagaaaggaagagagaaaggagaggaagaggagatgaGATAATAGAgaaagttatctttgtactcctattattctaaattataatgaaagcaccactgctgctccgatgacgtactccagtcacactgattGTAGAGGAACCTTGTAAATTTTGtatcttgtttcatttattccactgcacccactatcgattttacaacaatttgtaatctTTTTGCAACATTGATTGTTACTAATGCGAATGTCGCAAATATTTTTCGACACACAGTCTAGCGCTCCTAATTTGTTTTGCTCATAGACTGTGTAGTGTTATTTGACACATAAAATTTCGCAAATGACCTTTTTCTTGTAATTAATAACCTTGTTCTCTTCAAGTAATCCAATGtgtttttttatcttatttttgcAAATGGTAAAAATTCCTATGAAATCCTATAGGATCTAGAAGAtcctttcttttatattttatgtCACTTGGAAGGCAAATATACTGATCatgattagtataaataaagacacatgatagaagaaaaaaaaaatcaattaagttAAGTTAGCTGCGCCCCTTTTTCTCCATTAATAACCTCGGCCGTCCCTCTCGCCCTTCTCTCACAACTATTATTTACTAGAAGAAAATATGTTGTTTCATCAAATACATAAATTCGCAACTATTACTTACAACAAAAGATGTTTTATCAAACACATACATACGTAGATGTAAGCGTCCAGACATTCATGATACATAGTCCATTAGAATTCATTATAATGATTAAATGATCAAGAACATATACAAACACGATTTTAAAAATTAGACATGATACACTGACGAGAGCATTCAAAATCATAAGAACGATTATTTGCAAGTGTCAGACATCGATCTCTCACTTAAAAGTAGTTACTAATTGATTCCCTTGTCGTCGCCGTACAAAGCTGCATCAACTCCTCCACCACCCCATCCATCTCTtcatcctctttcttcttcatgttgTCTCTTAATTCCAATGCCTTTATCCTCACAccctctccaattttctccaccACCACATCTATGATCACCTTCGCCACCTCTTGCCGTTGAAAACTACCTCCTCCGCCGGTTCTTATAACCTCAACACCAACGCCAACCTCCTCCACCAGTCTGGCGTTTACCGGCTGGTCAAGTTGCATAGGCATGGCTATAATCGGAACACCAAACTTGATGCTCTCCAACACCGAGCTCCATCCACAGTGACTCACAAACCCACCAACACTCGAATGCTTCAATATTTTTGCCTGTGGGGCCCAATCCTCTACTATCATTCCCCTCTCTCCTACCCTCTCCCCAAACCCTTTTGGCAAAACATCTTCAACCCTGGTACTTTTCTCTTCCTTAGGAAACCTAATAACCCAAATGAAACTCACTTGGCTAAGCTCCAATCCAAGAGCTATCTCTTGTATTTCCTCCTTGGACAAAAAGTACTCGCTCCCGAAGGACACAAACACGACTGAAGCTCTTTCCCTTTCGTTTAGCCATTTGATGATCGACGATTCCTCATCTACTTTTTGATCCATTGGGTCTTGAACAAGTGATCCGACGGGCACAATCTTCTTCTCCGTTAACTTGGAGAGATAATCAACACACTTTGATTCAATCTCTCCAGAAGTCTTTACCAAAATGATGTTACGAGACCGATGGCTGCACAGCAGTACGCGTTCTCCGTTCGTGATGCCATTTGCTGAAGATTCTATCAGATTGCTGAACTCCTTAATTTCGTAATCCCGAAGATAGATGGAAGGATAAGGGAATTGAACATTAGGGTTCTTGAGATGGTGAAACCAAAGTGACATCAAGGAAGCACTGGTGGTGGTGAACTCGACGGCCGGAATGTTGTGCGACAAAGCTAGGGACGGTGCCCATGGCTGGAGAAAATCATATACGAGCAAATcaggttttagggttttgaggATGTGGGAGAAGTTATCGCTGGACATGTCAAAGGCTTTTTTGAGAGTGGGCATGAGATGGGGTGGGAGGCCATTGGTGGTGTGGTAGTGAGGTGGCAACTCATCGTGTGGAAGAAGAAGTTCCACAAACTCAATGCAGTGAGAGTATTTCTTAGGGAGTTTGGGCTTGATGGAGCTGAGATTAACAGGTGTGGAGCAAATGAAGATGTGAAAATCTCTGTGGCTGGTGAGCTTCTTGGCTAGCTCGAGGAAGGGCGAAATATGGCCGTGACCTAACCATGGAAGCATAAGAATGCTAATGCTTCTGTTCTGATCAGGATAAagcatatttttctttctaaacttGATTCTTTGTTTCTTGTTGTTGGTTGTATATGATTATAGGCTTGTATGTTAGTGTGGTTTTGGTGGAGAGAGATATATAGTGCAAGATGTGTAGACGTTTGAAGAAATACGTGGAACCTTCATACGGATGCTCGAGCAAGTAGTAGGAATTGGCGGTTAGTCTTATCACAAAAACTTATATATGACCAATCGAATTAAGAAAAAGAAGCATAAACTTGGTTTCGTCATAGATACAACaggaaaactaaatttttaaatcaaatttacaaatcaaataacatatactaataaaaataagtaagttaatcaatacttacgtaataattcaatcatctacCACTACaacatttgatttaaaaatttagtctctaTTACTCTTCCTGAAATAGTAAGCCGAACATGTAATTTTGATTTAGTACTCTTCTTCACaaggggagggggagggggcAGGGACCactatttcttttgttttcataattaattaattctaacAGCAAGTGATGAATTGTATTGATAATTAGTAACGGGTCTTAAGTCAAACACCCCTTCATCTTTATACTTTAGATAAATTTCCtataattattttatatttgtcGAAAAAATAAGTAAAGAAAAGTTACTTCTAGTATCTCGCCAATCAGTTTTCACTGTTCCAGTTTCTTCGTTAATTACTTCCAAAATTTTCTGTTCTTGGTTAATTATTAGCAGATTTAATATTAGGGTTtcaaaggaatttttttttattttataaatttaaagtgAATGGACTACCATTGTATATTTTACTACTTATCTCACCCGCCGGGGGTggggtttcttttgttttaatcATTAGGGTTTCAAGTTGGTTTCAGGTTTCAAAATATCGTAATTATGGTTTCAAAGGATTGTATGATTAAGTAATTTTTAACTCAATCTTTGTCATCGACTTAATTAAGTATTTGTTATGGAATTGGATTCCATCCAGATTCATTTTGTggggattttaaaaatcttcaCATCTTAACCATTTATTGTGTATCATGCGGTTAAAAATtagttgattttttatttaaaattaaacataaatagtatttgacgaaaattgactacacgatgtacgataaacagcTAAGATGTGAAGATCTCTAAAATCCCCAGtgaatccggagaggatcctcttccattTGTTATTGCATGCCGTGAGTGCTTAGAAGTAGTCTGGACTGGGTACGAGAAGGTGGCACCTCTCCCTTAACGTGTCACCTTGCAAGAATGTAAAGCAGATACAACCTCATCATGCATGGGAGATATGGGACCATCTCTTTGTCTGTTACAAAAACAAAGGTTCACCAAAGTTAAATAGAGGTCGGCAGTGAGAGGCACACATATACTTCAAACCAAATATAAGCTGCATGAAGTCTTGTATGTGAAGCGGCACGAAGCGGTATTatattacaaatttaatttctataCAAGTATTATATAGCatatcataattttt
This region of Malus domestica chromosome 07, GDT2T_hap1 genomic DNA includes:
- the LOC139197533 gene encoding protein GLUTELIN PRECURSOR ACCUMULATION 3-like, producing MELSVTAGSSPPPGCCHTATMVEKRLLVYISKGGEVPIIGDLWVLKGLIEEENETPGWTQLKLPGQAPSARWGHTITSGGHYG
- the LOC103407571 gene encoding UDP-glucosyltransferase 29-like, with product MLYPDQNRSISILMLPWLGHGHISPFLELAKKLTSHRDFHIFICSTPVNLSSIKPKLPKKYSHCIEFVELLLPHDELPPHYHTTNGLPPHLMPTLKKAFDMSSDNFSHILKTLKPDLLVYDFLQPWAPSLALSHNIPAVEFTTTSASLMSLWFHHLKNPNVQFPYPSIYLRDYEIKEFSNLIESSANGITNGERVLLCSHRSRNIILVKTSGEIESKCVDYLSKLTEKKIVPVGSLVQDPMDQKVDEESSIIKWLNERERASVVFVSFGSEYFLSKEEIQEIALGLELSQVSFIWVIRFPKEEKSTRVEDVLPKGFGERVGERGMIVEDWAPQAKILKHSSVGGFVSHCGWSSVLESIKFGVPIIAMPMQLDQPVNARLVEEVGVGVEVIRTGGGGSFQRQEVAKVIIDVVVEKIGEGVRIKALELRDNMKKKEDEEMDGVVEELMQLCTATTRESISNYF